In one window of Tumebacillus amylolyticus DNA:
- a CDS encoding tRNA1(Val) (adenine(37)-N6)-methyltransferase, translated as MEFDLKPGERLDDLQTKDLRIIQSDEVFSFSLDAVLLAHYVTLRNRDRVLDMGTGNGVIPLLLASRSELPRRAGIVGLEIQERLADMAQRNVSGNQLQETIEIVNGDLREAVRHFGHESFDVVTCNPPYRPAGIGDASLNPHVAIAKHEITAKLEDVVTAAAKLLKYQGKFAMVHRPDRLADIIALMKLHKLEPKRLLLVHPRAHLRPNILLIEAIKGGKPELRIDPPLFVHTDDGGYTQAILDIYAGRGEFAR; from the coding sequence ATGGAATTTGACTTGAAACCGGGCGAGCGGCTCGATGATCTGCAAACCAAAGACCTGCGGATCATCCAAAGCGACGAAGTGTTTTCCTTCTCGCTGGACGCCGTGTTGCTCGCTCATTATGTAACGCTTCGAAATCGGGACCGCGTGCTGGACATGGGCACGGGCAACGGGGTCATCCCGCTCTTGCTCGCCTCGCGCAGCGAGTTGCCGCGCCGTGCGGGGATCGTGGGCTTGGAAATCCAAGAACGCCTCGCCGACATGGCACAGCGCAACGTCAGCGGCAATCAGCTTCAGGAAACGATCGAGATCGTCAACGGGGATCTGCGAGAAGCCGTCCGCCACTTCGGGCACGAGAGCTTCGACGTGGTCACCTGCAACCCGCCCTACCGCCCTGCAGGCATCGGGGACGCGAGCTTGAATCCGCATGTCGCCATCGCCAAGCATGAGATCACGGCGAAGTTGGAGGACGTCGTCACGGCGGCCGCCAAATTGTTGAAGTACCAAGGAAAGTTTGCGATGGTCCACCGCCCGGATCGACTGGCGGACATCATCGCGTTGATGAAATTGCACAAGTTGGAGCCCAAGCGTCTCTTGCTCGTGCATCCACGGGCGCATCTGCGACCCAACATCCTACTGATTGAAGCAATCAAAGGCGGCAAGCCCGAACTGCGTATCGACCCGCCGCTGTTTGTACATACCGACGATGGCGGCTATACGCAAGCCATCCTCGACATCTACGCCGGACGAGGAGAATTTGCCCGATGA
- a CDS encoding anti-sigma factor has translation MNPYTPTPCDDVELYALDGLDDAERSRFQEHLATCADCQARLAELQDVTDALLFVPDDVEPPQGMRERVLSAVTALPQADVQTKTHVEEKIVQMPAATRKSWQQRLFPYVSAVAVLAVAFLGWQNVTLHRQNAAQSQQIEQLGQLVATANLTPAEPFQGAGGQAMLLQEGAQKIVMIKTSNLPKPTDREQYTLWVMNHGKTQVLNGGTFVPTGSNGVGMVVFPVQMQDFDTVAISLEPDAYSGNTPRGVPVMTAQFNL, from the coding sequence ATGAACCCCTACACACCCACCCCTTGTGACGATGTCGAACTGTACGCCCTCGACGGGCTGGACGATGCAGAACGCAGCCGGTTCCAAGAACATCTCGCCACCTGTGCCGACTGCCAAGCGCGACTGGCCGAGTTGCAAGATGTGACCGACGCGTTGCTGTTCGTGCCGGACGACGTAGAACCGCCGCAAGGAATGCGGGAGCGAGTGCTGTCTGCTGTGACGGCACTGCCGCAAGCGGACGTTCAAACGAAAACTCATGTTGAGGAAAAAATCGTACAGATGCCCGCCGCCACCCGCAAGTCTTGGCAACAGAGACTCTTCCCGTACGTCTCCGCTGTTGCCGTGCTCGCCGTGGCGTTCCTCGGTTGGCAGAACGTGACGCTCCACCGCCAAAACGCGGCGCAATCGCAACAGATCGAGCAACTCGGCCAACTGGTCGCAACGGCGAATCTGACTCCGGCCGAACCGTTCCAAGGTGCAGGCGGGCAAGCGATGCTCTTGCAGGAAGGCGCACAAAAAATCGTCATGATCAAAACCTCCAACCTGCCCAAACCGACAGACCGCGAGCAATACACGCTCTGGGTCATGAACCACGGCAAAACCCAAGTCCTCAACGGCGGCACGTTCGTCCCCACCGGAAGCAACGGAGTCGGGATGGTGGTGTTCCCCGTGCAAATGCAAGACTTCGACACCGTCGCCATCTCTCTGGAACCGGATGCCTACAGCGGCAACACCCCCAGAGGCGTACCAGTGATGACCGCACAGTTCAATTTGTAA
- a CDS encoding TatD family hydrolase, with protein MSEIYLVDTHSHLNSPQFADELDELVASARENGVGKIVIPSYDYDSNLRAIEIAEQYEGVYAQVGYHPCDLNDLNDEHYQKLYDWSKHEKVVAIGEIGLDYHWDTTTPELQDEMFRKQIAIAKELHRPIIIHDREAHGDILKILKEENAAQIGGIMHCFSGSWEFAQECMKLNFYISFGGPVTFKNGKRPQEVAAKIPMDRLLVETDAPYLTPEPHRGKRNEPAYVRHVAEKIAALRELSYEEIAIQTTRNAHEIFKF; from the coding sequence ATGTCGGAGATCTACCTCGTCGACACGCACTCGCACCTCAACTCGCCCCAGTTTGCCGACGAACTTGACGAACTGGTCGCCTCCGCCCGCGAAAACGGCGTGGGCAAGATCGTAATCCCGAGCTACGACTACGATTCCAACCTGCGTGCCATCGAGATCGCCGAGCAATACGAAGGCGTCTACGCCCAAGTCGGCTATCATCCGTGCGATCTCAACGACCTGAACGACGAGCACTACCAGAAACTCTACGACTGGTCGAAGCACGAGAAAGTCGTCGCCATCGGCGAGATCGGTCTCGACTACCATTGGGACACGACGACGCCGGAGTTGCAAGACGAGATGTTCCGCAAGCAGATTGCCATCGCCAAGGAACTTCATCGTCCGATCATCATCCACGACCGAGAAGCGCACGGCGACATCCTCAAGATTCTCAAAGAGGAAAACGCCGCGCAGATCGGCGGGATCATGCACTGCTTCTCCGGCTCGTGGGAGTTCGCCCAAGAATGCATGAAGCTGAACTTCTACATCTCCTTCGGCGGCCCGGTGACGTTCAAAAACGGCAAACGCCCGCAAGAAGTCGCCGCGAAAATTCCAATGGATCGTCTGCTGGTCGAAACGGACGCCCCGTACCTCACGCCGGAGCCGCACCGCGGCAAACGCAACGAGCCGGCGTACGTCCGCCACGTCGCAGAAAAAATCGCCGCTCTCCGTGAACTTTCCTACGAAGAAATCGCGATCCAGACGACCCGAAACGCACACGAGATCTTCAAGTTTTAA
- a CDS encoding diguanylate cyclase, whose amino-acid sequence MSKIERIQQLVETGRKKYIVELDRQIEMLEGTLERLKTEFEQSLGQDIYRSAHRLKGSAPTFGLNRVGEIAEHLCALWDWTNGVSQDDRTESLVPILKETHNHLIRLKIEHEIAKTQSELLGKEIVCEPIPQGGLGRLLLIDDDDILRSYLAEEFAMCGYEVDEAADVQTAKRKLYENRYDLMLLDLMMYPQSGYEMFKFLKEDPAMKWIPLIVLSGRTDVQDKVRCLRAGAEDYVTKPFQFEELEARVNNVIMRNRQFDQVAFRDGLTGAYNRRYFDHQLLIEVEWAKRDEEPIALAFLDIDKFKSVNDTHGHHCGDLVLQGLAALLQQNLRATDLLARYGGEEFVVLMPRTNALTAKLALERVLDIVRREVIARTPNHNFQITFSSGIADWKPGMHAHDLVHLADTAMYQAKQEGRNRVVCAEQG is encoded by the coding sequence ATGAGCAAAATAGAGAGAATCCAACAGCTCGTGGAAACGGGCCGTAAAAAGTATATCGTGGAATTGGACCGCCAGATTGAAATGCTGGAAGGCACGCTCGAACGGCTGAAGACAGAGTTTGAACAGTCGCTCGGCCAAGACATCTACCGCAGTGCCCATCGTCTGAAGGGAAGTGCTCCGACGTTCGGTTTGAACCGCGTGGGAGAGATTGCGGAACACTTGTGTGCGCTGTGGGACTGGACGAATGGAGTCTCGCAGGACGACAGGACGGAAAGCCTGGTGCCGATCCTCAAAGAGACGCACAACCACCTGATTCGTTTGAAGATCGAGCATGAGATTGCCAAGACCCAATCGGAACTGCTCGGCAAGGAAATCGTCTGCGAGCCGATCCCGCAGGGCGGACTTGGGCGGTTGCTTTTGATCGACGACGACGACATCTTGCGCTCGTATCTGGCGGAGGAGTTCGCGATGTGCGGGTACGAAGTGGACGAAGCGGCCGACGTGCAGACGGCGAAGCGCAAACTGTACGAAAACCGCTACGATCTGATGTTGCTCGACCTGATGATGTACCCGCAGTCGGGGTATGAGATGTTCAAGTTTCTCAAGGAAGACCCGGCGATGAAGTGGATTCCCTTGATCGTGTTGTCCGGGCGGACGGATGTGCAAGACAAAGTCCGTTGCCTGCGTGCCGGAGCGGAAGACTACGTGACGAAGCCGTTCCAATTCGAAGAGTTGGAAGCGCGAGTGAACAACGTCATCATGCGCAACCGGCAGTTCGATCAAGTGGCGTTCCGAGACGGGCTGACAGGCGCGTACAACCGTCGGTACTTTGACCACCAACTGCTGATTGAAGTCGAATGGGCGAAGCGGGACGAAGAGCCGATTGCCTTGGCGTTTCTCGACATCGACAAATTTAAAAGCGTCAACGACACCCACGGGCACCATTGCGGGGACTTGGTGTTGCAAGGACTGGCAGCATTGCTCCAACAAAACTTGCGCGCCACCGATCTGCTTGCCCGCTACGGCGGCGAGGAATTCGTCGTGCTGATGCCGAGAACGAATGCCCTCACCGCGAAATTGGCGCTGGAACGCGTGCTCGACATCGTGCGCAGAGAAGTGATCGCCCGCACGCCGAACCACAACTTCCAAATCACGTTCTCCTCCGGCATCGCCGACTGGAAACCGGGCATGCACGCCCACGACCTCGTCCATCTCGCCGACACCGCCATGTACCAAGCGAAGCAGGAAGGCCGCAATCGCGTGGTGTGTGCCGAGCAGGGGTAG
- a CDS encoding AMP-binding protein: MVLDTTLIGTLQRVRLQVDTGWTLIRGSQEELFCSYNDFYTRCLRVLHLLQQKGVRPKQEVVLQINDEGVFLHLFWACVLGGFVPVPCTVGANDEHRLKLLKIWDVLHEPVLAIEANIWARFADIMGDNPLVADMQEHMLSVESLMEVADQDDAPLGTVYEASADDIAFIQFSSGSTGDPKGVVLTHANVVHNLHAILQGAQVSANDSCLSWMPLTHDMGLIGMHLMSLCGGIPFFLISTETFMRRPALWLTKINEHRVTMTSSPNFGYKLFLTTFKQKVATEWNLSCLRLIFNGAEPISHELCNRFLDEMAAYGLSRETMFTVYGLAESTVGSVFPEPGTPMRPVLLDRRSLVTGQEVVELAESERDKPYAVSFLDHGKPVSDVNLRICDEENRELADRFVGYIQISGACVTSGYYNNPVATAKAKTADGWLNTGDLGFLRDGRLVVTGRAKDVLFVNGQNLYPHDIERVAEEVEGVELGKVAVTGLHDPALQRDVVLVFVTFKHKVPDFAPIAWNVQRCLSRKMGLRVDHVLPIRSLPKTTSGKLQRYKLGERFQEGEFSEIVNELQSCLLDLRLQEKIVPPQNEVEDVILKLWQEVLQRDSISVDENFFELGGTSTLVAQIVTRLEQLYPDRVKISDPYSLPTIRAMADHILSVPRVLELSQITMPSSFYARGGGGEESVHLRTGAALATALRRASEENGGTLHDLLAVLYANLLGQVAGLQQVEVQVVDDVKRIAPLRLKMDATLSDAMKLVQDGPDSPDAYSFAELSRMTRSRTEHGILPCFHNRELWNGNVEWLQAYDLVLQVEAYEDGLNLACLFDGRRLRKEKVKELLTLYVRLLQHLAGKYSSGREHHAPTV; encoded by the coding sequence GTGGTACTTGACACGACCTTGATCGGAACCTTACAGCGGGTACGGTTACAAGTGGATACAGGTTGGACGCTGATCCGGGGCAGTCAGGAGGAGTTGTTCTGCAGCTACAACGACTTTTACACGCGCTGCTTGCGGGTGTTGCATCTGCTTCAACAAAAAGGCGTTCGACCGAAACAGGAAGTGGTTTTGCAAATCAACGACGAAGGCGTTTTTCTGCATCTCTTCTGGGCGTGTGTGCTCGGCGGGTTCGTGCCGGTTCCTTGCACGGTGGGCGCCAATGACGAGCACCGCTTGAAACTGCTCAAGATCTGGGACGTCCTCCACGAGCCGGTCTTGGCGATCGAAGCGAACATCTGGGCGCGATTTGCAGACATCATGGGCGACAACCCGCTCGTTGCGGACATGCAAGAACACATGCTGTCCGTAGAGAGCTTGATGGAAGTCGCGGATCAGGACGACGCGCCGCTTGGCACGGTGTACGAGGCGTCGGCCGACGACATCGCGTTCATCCAGTTTTCGTCGGGCTCGACCGGCGACCCCAAGGGGGTCGTGTTGACCCATGCCAACGTCGTCCACAATTTGCATGCCATCCTCCAAGGGGCGCAAGTCAGCGCGAACGACTCCTGCCTCAGCTGGATGCCGCTCACGCATGACATGGGTCTGATTGGCATGCACTTGATGTCGCTGTGCGGAGGCATCCCGTTTTTCCTGATCTCGACGGAGACGTTCATGCGCCGTCCGGCCCTGTGGTTGACCAAGATCAACGAGCACCGCGTGACGATGACGTCCTCGCCAAACTTCGGTTACAAACTTTTTTTGACTACGTTTAAACAAAAAGTTGCAACGGAGTGGAACTTGTCGTGCCTTCGCCTCATCTTTAATGGTGCAGAGCCGATTTCACATGAGCTGTGCAACCGATTTCTGGACGAGATGGCGGCGTACGGGCTGTCTCGCGAGACGATGTTCACCGTCTACGGACTTGCCGAATCGACGGTGGGTTCGGTGTTCCCGGAGCCGGGTACTCCGATGCGTCCCGTACTGCTTGACCGACGCTCGTTGGTGACGGGGCAAGAAGTGGTCGAGCTCGCCGAATCCGAACGGGACAAGCCGTATGCGGTGAGCTTCCTCGATCACGGCAAGCCGGTTTCCGATGTGAACCTGCGCATCTGTGATGAGGAGAACCGGGAACTTGCCGACCGCTTCGTCGGCTACATCCAAATCAGCGGGGCGTGCGTGACGAGCGGGTACTACAACAACCCGGTAGCGACCGCCAAAGCGAAGACGGCAGACGGCTGGCTGAACACCGGCGACCTCGGTTTTCTGCGCGACGGTCGTCTGGTCGTCACCGGACGCGCCAAAGACGTCCTGTTCGTCAACGGCCAGAATCTCTACCCGCACGACATTGAGCGCGTCGCCGAGGAAGTCGAAGGCGTCGAACTTGGAAAAGTCGCCGTGACCGGCTTGCACGACCCCGCCCTGCAACGGGACGTCGTCCTCGTGTTCGTCACGTTCAAACACAAAGTCCCCGACTTCGCCCCGATTGCGTGGAACGTCCAACGCTGCCTCTCGCGAAAAATGGGCCTGCGAGTCGACCATGTCCTGCCGATTCGCTCCCTGCCGAAGACCACGAGCGGCAAGTTGCAGCGCTACAAGTTGGGCGAACGCTTCCAAGAGGGCGAGTTCTCCGAGATCGTAAACGAATTGCAGAGCTGCTTGCTGGACTTGCGCCTGCAAGAGAAAATCGTCCCGCCGCAAAACGAGGTCGAGGACGTGATCTTGAAGCTGTGGCAGGAAGTGCTGCAACGAGATTCGATCTCCGTGGACGAGAACTTTTTTGAACTGGGTGGCACGTCGACGTTGGTGGCGCAGATCGTCACCCGCTTGGAACAGCTCTACCCGGACCGTGTGAAGATCAGCGACCCGTATTCGCTGCCGACGATTCGAGCGATGGCGGATCACATCTTGAGCGTGCCGCGCGTGTTGGAGTTGTCGCAGATTACGATGCCTTCGTCCTTCTACGCCCGTGGGGGCGGCGGGGAAGAAAGCGTGCATCTGCGCACAGGCGCGGCGCTCGCGACCGCGTTGCGTCGCGCCTCCGAAGAAAACGGCGGCACTCTGCACGATCTGCTCGCCGTGCTCTACGCCAACTTGCTCGGACAGGTGGCGGGTCTTCAACAAGTCGAAGTGCAGGTGGTCGACGATGTGAAACGCATCGCCCCCCTGCGTCTGAAAATGGACGCCACGCTGTCCGATGCGATGAAACTCGTGCAGGATGGTCCGGACAGCCCGGACGCCTATTCGTTTGCCGAGTTGAGCCGGATGACGAGATCGCGCACGGAGCACGGAATTCTGCCGTGCTTCCACAACCGCGAACTCTGGAACGGCAACGTCGAGTGGTTGCAAGCGTACGATCTCGTCTTGCAAGTGGAAGCGTATGAGGACGGACTGAATCTGGCGTGCCTGTTCGACGGGCGACGCTTGCGCAAGGAAAAAGTAAAAGAACTGCTGACGCTGTACGTCAGACTCTTGCAACATCTGGCGGGCAAATATTCGAGCGGGAGAGAACATCATGCTCCGACTGTCTGA
- the rsmI gene encoding 16S rRNA (cytidine(1402)-2'-O)-methyltransferase — protein sequence MTFQTRYSFQDQQETGTLYLVATPIGNLDDMTYRAVEILKSVEVVAAEDTRQSRKLLTHFGIEGVRLISYHEHNKHSKEEAILSLLREGQSVALVTDAGTPGISDPGADIVRAAVEERLTVVPIPGCVAGVTALIASGLPTDRFTFIGFLPREKKKRVEELTQLRARMETLIFYEAPHRLEETLKAMLDVLGDREIVLAKELTKRYEQFSRGKISEVIFWLSENEPRGEYVLVLEGLAKELANEFVEKPYWEELNLSEHVEKLVESGLSKKDAVKQVAKERGLQKREVYNEVMVD from the coding sequence ATGACGTTCCAGACCCGTTACAGTTTTCAAGACCAGCAAGAAACCGGCACGCTTTACTTGGTTGCCACCCCGATTGGAAACCTCGACGACATGACCTACCGCGCCGTCGAAATTCTCAAAAGCGTCGAAGTCGTCGCCGCCGAAGACACCCGCCAATCGCGCAAACTGCTCACGCACTTCGGCATCGAAGGCGTGCGCTTGATTTCCTACCATGAACACAACAAGCACAGCAAGGAAGAAGCGATTCTCTCCCTCCTGCGCGAGGGCCAGTCGGTCGCGCTCGTCACCGATGCGGGAACGCCCGGCATCTCTGATCCGGGAGCCGACATCGTTCGCGCCGCTGTCGAAGAACGTCTAACCGTGGTGCCGATTCCGGGCTGCGTGGCAGGAGTGACGGCGTTGATTGCGTCGGGGCTGCCGACAGACCGTTTCACGTTCATCGGGTTCTTGCCGAGGGAGAAGAAAAAGAGGGTCGAGGAGTTGACCCAGCTTCGCGCGCGGATGGAGACGTTGATTTTTTATGAAGCGCCGCATCGGTTGGAAGAAACGCTGAAAGCCATGCTGGACGTACTGGGCGACCGGGAGATCGTGCTGGCGAAGGAATTGACGAAGCGGTACGAGCAATTTTCTCGTGGGAAAATCAGTGAGGTCATTTTCTGGCTTTCGGAAAATGAGCCTCGCGGAGAATACGTCCTCGTGCTGGAAGGATTGGCAAAAGAACTGGCAAATGAGTTTGTCGAAAAACCGTACTGGGAAGAGCTCAATTTGTCGGAGCATGTCGAAAAACTTGTCGAATCCGGCCTCTCCAAAAAAGACGCCGTCAAACAAGTCGCCAAAGAACGCGGCCTCCAAAAACGAGAAGTCTACAACGAAGTGATGGTAGACTAG
- a CDS encoding copper amine oxidase N-terminal domain-containing protein — protein MKLNSKLAAGILTTLTMCATLSPASAFAHDSDMHMGNSMMPTGVLAQATAVSTTPAANLRVALDELFSEHANLAIIAMQKGYDGAPDFADAAAALNKNTDDLSSAIASVYGDAAGAQFKTIWSSHIGYFVNYVTATVKKDDAGKQQAIRDLAEYRDEQAKFLADANPNLNEKAVADGLQMHIDGLLAAFNAYVNQDAAAEQANLRMAHEHMFMTGDGISTAIVKQFPEKFNNTMTASPSVDLRVVLDRLLSEHASLAILAMQKGIDGKQDFGTVAATLNANTDDLSAAVGSVYGADAGAQFKKIWSSHIGYFVDYVKATAAKDSAGQQKAVANLDEYRTEQAKFFAGADPYMNETAIREALNVHVQELLNAFNDYVNKDYKGTYENYQTAYDHMFMTGQSLSTAIVAQYPANFGGTVANLWVDNTKFTVNGTEKWFDVAPFVQGDRTFVSLRALSETVGAKVDWAGETGTVTVTAGSDVLKFWIGKDYMTFNGQTRQIGTPAFIVNDRTQIPLRFIAEQLGWNVDWNGGTNSITLTKF, from the coding sequence ATGAAACTGAATTCCAAACTTGCAGCAGGTATTCTCACCACCCTTACGATGTGTGCAACGCTCTCCCCGGCGTCTGCTTTCGCTCACGATTCCGACATGCACATGGGCAATTCGATGATGCCGACCGGCGTCTTGGCACAAGCAACGGCCGTTTCGACCACGCCGGCCGCCAACTTGCGCGTTGCGCTCGACGAACTGTTCAGCGAACACGCCAACCTCGCGATCATCGCCATGCAAAAAGGCTACGACGGCGCACCGGACTTCGCAGATGCGGCCGCCGCTCTCAATAAGAACACCGACGACCTCTCCTCTGCAATCGCTTCCGTCTACGGAGACGCGGCAGGCGCCCAATTCAAAACGATCTGGAGCTCCCACATCGGCTACTTCGTCAACTACGTAACCGCCACGGTCAAAAAAGACGACGCCGGCAAGCAACAAGCGATCCGCGACCTCGCCGAATACCGCGACGAGCAAGCGAAATTCCTCGCCGACGCCAACCCGAACCTCAACGAAAAAGCGGTCGCCGACGGCCTGCAAATGCACATCGACGGCCTGCTCGCCGCCTTCAACGCTTATGTGAACCAAGACGCCGCCGCGGAACAAGCGAACTTGCGCATGGCCCACGAGCACATGTTTATGACCGGCGACGGGATTTCGACTGCAATCGTCAAGCAGTTTCCGGAGAAGTTCAACAACACGATGACCGCTTCGCCGTCCGTTGACCTGCGCGTCGTGCTCGACCGCCTGCTTTCGGAACACGCAAGCCTCGCGATCCTCGCGATGCAAAAAGGCATCGACGGCAAGCAGGACTTCGGCACGGTCGCAGCCACTCTCAACGCCAACACCGACGACCTGAGCGCAGCGGTCGGTTCCGTCTACGGAGCAGATGCGGGGGCACAGTTCAAGAAGATCTGGAGCTCTCACATCGGCTACTTCGTCGACTACGTGAAAGCAACGGCTGCCAAAGACAGCGCCGGCCAACAAAAAGCGGTCGCCAACCTCGACGAATACCGCACGGAACAAGCCAAATTCTTCGCCGGAGCCGACCCGTACATGAACGAAACGGCGATCCGAGAGGCCCTGAACGTTCACGTCCAAGAACTGCTGAACGCTTTCAACGACTACGTGAACAAAGACTACAAAGGCACGTATGAAAACTACCAAACCGCGTACGACCACATGTTCATGACCGGGCAATCGCTCTCGACGGCCATCGTCGCGCAATACCCGGCGAACTTTGGCGGCACCGTGGCGAACCTCTGGGTCGACAACACCAAATTCACCGTCAACGGTACGGAAAAATGGTTCGACGTCGCGCCGTTCGTTCAAGGCGACCGCACCTTCGTCTCCCTGCGCGCACTGAGCGAGACCGTTGGAGCGAAAGTGGATTGGGCAGGCGAAACCGGCACGGTCACAGTGACGGCGGGCAGCGATGTGCTGAAATTCTGGATCGGCAAAGACTACATGACCTTCAACGGCCAGACCCGCCAAATCGGCACCCCGGCGTTCATCGTCAACGACAGAACGCAGATTCCGCTGCGCTTCATCGCCGAACAACTCGGCTGGAACGTGGATTGGAACGGCGGCACCAACTCGATTACGCTGACCAAGTTTTAG
- a CDS encoding RNA polymerase sigma factor, translated as MTEIISDLELLRQVAGGDREALGMLYDRYERLVYSLAYRVVQDPQTAEEVVQDVFTRVWQKHALYDPALAKFSTWLLQVARNRAIDVLKSRRRQQESVSDDTLLQTVADASPQTEEQVLQAIEQEEIRDAMRELNPEQRDVIHWMYFDGWTQQEISNRQDIPLGTVKSRVRLALNRLRQTLGKRKEGRADEPLHTHPL; from the coding sequence ATGACCGAGATCATCTCAGACTTGGAGCTTTTGCGGCAGGTGGCCGGGGGCGACCGGGAGGCGTTGGGAATGCTCTACGACCGCTATGAGCGGTTGGTGTATTCGTTGGCGTACCGCGTCGTGCAGGACCCGCAAACCGCCGAAGAAGTCGTGCAGGATGTCTTCACCCGCGTCTGGCAGAAGCATGCGCTGTACGACCCCGCTCTTGCGAAGTTCAGCACGTGGCTCCTGCAAGTTGCCCGCAACCGCGCGATTGATGTGCTCAAGTCTCGCCGCCGTCAGCAAGAAAGCGTGTCGGACGATACGCTTCTCCAGACGGTCGCGGACGCATCTCCGCAAACGGAAGAGCAAGTTCTGCAAGCGATCGAGCAAGAAGAAATCCGCGATGCCATGCGGGAGTTGAACCCGGAGCAACGCGATGTGATTCATTGGATGTACTTTGACGGATGGACCCAGCAGGAAATTTCCAACCGGCAAGACATCCCGCTTGGCACTGTAAAAAGCCGCGTTCGCCTCGCCCTGAACCGATTGAGGCAGACGCTCGGCAAGCGAAAGGAGGGAAGAGCCGATGAACCCCTACACACCCACCCCTTGTGA
- a CDS encoding AbrB/MazE/SpoVT family DNA-binding domain-containing protein — protein MTMKSTGIVRKVDELGRVVIPIELRRTLGIGEKDALEIYVDGERIVLKKYEPACVFCGSADEIIHFRGKNICSVCIGEMSR, from the coding sequence TTGACAATGAAATCTACGGGGATCGTACGTAAAGTTGACGAGCTGGGCCGTGTTGTAATTCCGATCGAACTGCGCCGCACCTTGGGAATTGGCGAGAAAGACGCTCTGGAAATCTACGTGGACGGCGAGCGCATCGTCCTGAAAAAATACGAGCCGGCTTGCGTATTCTGCGGGTCTGCTGATGAAATCATCCACTTCCGCGGCAAGAACATCTGCTCCGTTTGCATTGGCGAGATGAGCCGCTAA